A genomic segment from Aegilops tauschii subsp. strangulata cultivar AL8/78 chromosome 1, Aet v6.0, whole genome shotgun sequence encodes:
- the LOC109760195 gene encoding protein FAR1-RELATED SEQUENCE 5 — translation MVVQDFLESNSGVAPKLIMTDEDQSMRIGIEQVFPNTMHRLCMWHILMKLTEKVGTTMKNNPDFHERFMSCVWGSETPSEFESQWCSIISDFGLADNTWLQEKYESRNSWIPAYFMETHLGGILRTTSRSESENAFFRHSANRNLALIEFWVKFETALEEQWQKELQEDNASLHTLPMLETCWSIESHGRDVHTHEVFAEFQRQVVAARDYCHVKSIVQVGEVRTIGISSKSGKVRVVSFNTSTKAAHCSCRMFESLGIICRHIIVVLKNEGCDEIPSQYVLHRWTKMAARQLSYDANGHELEGPSTCLSPTIKKLYSKTCSKFSLALHASKHCEEKMRYFHKVVGDAFTQLEQMGAISEQSKVQEFESFVGTSFPSVISIHPPDVANTKGSGKRLKRGSEQTVNQKKKEGK, via the exons GAAGACCAAAGCATGAGAATAGGGATAGAACAAGTTTTTCCAAACACTATGCACAGGCTTTGTATGTGGCACATCCTCATGAAGCTTACTGAAAAGGTTGGTACCACCATGAAAAATAATCCAGATTTTCATGAACGGTTCATGTCATGTGTTTGGGGATCAGAGACACCAAGTGAGTTTGAGTCACAATGGTGTTCAATAATCTCTGACTTTGGGCTAGCAGATAATACATGGTTGCAGGAGAAGTATGAGTCACGCAATTCATGGATTCCGGCATATTTTATGGAGACCCACCTTGGCGGAATCTTGCGTACTACATCAAGATCTGAGAGCGAGAATGCATTCTTCAGACACTCCGCCAACCGAAATCTTGCATTGATTGAGTTTTGGGTCAAGTTTGAAACAGCTTTAGAGGAACAATGGCAAAAAGAATTGCAAGAAGACAATGCCAGCCTTCATACACTGCCTATGCTCGAGACTTGTTGGAGTATTGAGAGTCATGGTAGAGATGTGCATACTCATGAGGTTTTTGCTGAATTTCAACGTCAGGTGGTGGCTGCAAGGGATTATTGTCATGTTAAATCAATTGTCCAGGTTGGTGAGGTCCGGACCATTGGTATTAGCAGCAAGAGTGGTAAAGTTAGAGTAGTTAGTTTCAACACTAGTACTAAGGCAGCACACTGTTCTTGTAGGATGTTCGAATCACTGGGTATCATCTGCCGTCACATCATTGTTGTCCTAAAGAATGAGGGGTGTGATGAAATTCCTAGTCAATATGTGTTGCATAGGTGGACTAAAATGGCAGCACGTCAACTTTCCTATGACGCCAACGGACATGAGCTAGAAGGCCCATCTACATGTCTCTCACCTACCATAAAAAAGTTGTACTCAAAAACATGTTCAAAATTCAGCTTGGCACTTCATGCATCGAAGCATTGTGAGGAGAAAATGAGATATTTTCACAAGGTTGTTGGTGATGCCTTCACGCAATTGGAACAGATGGGTGCCATTAGTGAGCAAAGTAAAGTTCAAGAATTTGAATCCTTCGTCGGAACATCATTCCCAAGTGTGATCAGTATTCATCCACCAGATGTAGCAAACACAAAAGGGAGTGGTAAGAGATtgaaaaggggttcagagcagaCAGTGAACCAAAAGAAAAAAGAG GGCAAATAG
- the LOC109760193 gene encoding uncharacterized protein — MAKLMCLCFIILTIAVAVSADECEGDRQAMIKECAKYQQWPANPKLDPSDACCAVWQKANIPCLCAGVIKEKEKIWCMEKVAYVANFCKKPFPHGYKCGSYTFPPLA, encoded by the coding sequence ATGGCGAAACTGATGTGCTTATGTTTCATCATCCTCACTATTGCGGTAGCCGTGTCGGCTGACGAATGTGAGGGTGACCGACAGGCCATGATCAAGGAGTGTGCTAAGTATCAACAATGGCCAGCAAACCCGAAGCTAGATCCGTCGGACGCATGCTGCGCCGTGTGGCAGAAGGCAAACATCCCATGCCTTTGCGCTGGTGTCATCAAGGAGAAAGAGAAGATATGGTGTATGGAGAAGGTTGCCTACGTTGCCAATTTCTGCAAGAAGCCATTCCCACATGGCTACAAGTGCGGAA